The nucleotide window GGGCTCACCCGTCGCTGTGGCCCAGCGATTGCCCAGGCGCTATCTGATCGCGAAGCCGTTGTTTGAGGACCTTCAATTCCGGAAATCCGCCCTCCGCTATCCGCGACCACAGCAGTACGTCGTCGCAGCGAACCTCAAACACACCACCGCTACCCGGGATCAGGGCCACTTCGCCCAACTGTCCCTGAAATGTGGTCAAGAGCTCCTGAGCATACCATGTTGCGCGGAGCATCCAACGGCACTGGTTGCAATACTGGATAGAAATACGGGGTGTGCGTTCCATAATGAGGGCCTTTCCGTGCTGAGCGGCCATTATGGCGAAGGCTCTAGAAAAAGTAAACGCAAGATTGACTTCCCTCTCGTCCAAATGCAATACTACTGCTCCTTTGCGCGAAACGCGTTGGTTTGTCGGCATTCGTGACCGGAAAACTCCGAAAAATTGAGCGCGCCACCTGAGCATTTATTGTTTTGATGGCTTTTCTCACGTTGGACGCTGAATTGGGTGCAGGCTTCGGCCCTCCCGAAAAATTTGAAATTGAATTTCGAGTTTTGGTAGTATTTCGCATCTCGCAGCGGTGAGCAAGTCTTCGGGCAAGTGAACGCAGCGGCAAAGTTGAACGTTCCCTAAAGTGCGACTCTGGCTTGGCCAGGTGTTCGGTGCTTCCTTGTGAAGCGCGAAGTCGTTTCCGGTAAACCCCGCGATTTGACAATGCCTTTATGGATTTGCTAAGATTTCATAGTTCTCGGACGCGAGTCCGAATCAATGACCTGCTTGACGCGGGTCGCGCAGTAAGTTGAATCGAGTCGCCTCCGTGAAT belongs to Candidatus Hydrogenedentota bacterium and includes:
- a CDS encoding SelT/SelW/SelH family protein, yielding MMERTPRISIQYCNQCRWMLRATWYAQELLTTFQGQLGEVALIPGSGGVFEVRCDDVLLWSRIAEGGFPELKVLKQRLRDQIAPGQSLGHSDG